The following are encoded in a window of Saccharothrix longispora genomic DNA:
- a CDS encoding C39 family peptidase, translating to MTASGIRVLLAALALGLAATPVAVAEGARVDYREWRSAQLLVGTHEGTAFASGGLVVRRPVGVLEHGGRAYEYARWTSPRRATGFDATQAVASWNAATPAGTWLQVEFGRVGPGDEGTSWYVMGRWALGDADVARTSVPDEGDEHGHVDVDTFVAERPLRAYRLRVTLYRAAGTTATPLLRMAGAMASAVPDRFEVPASAPGVARGIELPVPRYSQNVHEGHYPEYDGGGEAWCSPTSTTMVVEYHGRGPTEDELSWVDPGHADRVVDHAARHTYDHDYRGAGNWPFNTAYAASFGLRAHVTRLRSLSELESWIARGVPVITSQSFREDELDGAGYGTAGHIMVVVGFTEEGDVIANDPASPSNAAVRRVYDRRQFENIWLRTKRYRADGTVAGGSGGIAYLVTK from the coding sequence ATGACCGCCTCCGGCATCAGGGTCCTGTTGGCCGCCCTCGCCCTCGGTCTCGCCGCGACCCCGGTCGCGGTGGCCGAGGGCGCTCGCGTCGACTACCGCGAATGGCGGTCGGCGCAGCTCCTCGTGGGCACGCACGAGGGCACCGCGTTCGCGAGCGGCGGCCTCGTCGTGCGCCGCCCCGTCGGCGTGCTGGAGCACGGCGGTCGGGCGTACGAGTACGCCCGGTGGACCTCGCCGCGCCGCGCCACCGGGTTCGACGCCACGCAGGCGGTCGCCTCGTGGAACGCCGCCACCCCCGCCGGAACGTGGCTCCAGGTCGAGTTCGGCCGGGTGGGGCCGGGTGACGAGGGCACCTCCTGGTACGTGATGGGCCGGTGGGCGCTCGGCGACGCCGACGTGGCGCGGACGAGCGTGCCCGACGAGGGCGACGAGCACGGCCACGTCGACGTCGACACGTTCGTCGCGGAGCGGCCGCTGCGCGCCTACCGGTTGCGCGTCACCCTGTACCGGGCCGCCGGGACGACGGCGACCCCGCTGCTGCGGATGGCGGGCGCGATGGCCTCGGCCGTACCCGACCGGTTCGAGGTGCCCGCGAGCGCGCCGGGCGTCGCGCGGGGGATCGAGCTGCCCGTGCCGCGGTACTCGCAGAACGTGCACGAGGGGCACTACCCCGAGTACGACGGCGGTGGCGAGGCGTGGTGCAGCCCGACGTCGACCACCATGGTCGTGGAGTACCACGGGCGCGGCCCGACCGAGGACGAGCTGTCCTGGGTGGACCCCGGGCACGCCGACCGCGTCGTCGACCACGCCGCCCGGCACACCTACGACCACGACTATCGGGGCGCGGGCAACTGGCCGTTCAACACCGCCTACGCGGCGAGCTTCGGGCTCCGGGCGCACGTCACCCGGTTGCGGTCGTTGTCCGAACTGGAGTCCTGGATCGCCAGGGGCGTCCCGGTGATCACCTCGCAGTCGTTCCGCGAGGACGAGCTGGACGGGGCGGGCTACGGCACGGCGGGCCACATCATGGTCGTCGTCGGGTTCACCGAGGAGGGCGACGTGATCGCCAACGACCCGGCGTCGCCGTCCAACGCGGCCGTGCGCCGGGTCTACGACCGCAGGCAGTTCGAGAACATCTGGCTGAGGACCAAGCGGTATCGCGCGGACGGCACCGTGGCCGGCGGCTCGGGCGGCATCGCCTACCTCGTCACCAAGTGA
- a CDS encoding ABC transporter substrate-binding protein, with product MGVRTKALRHPVARVVAALGAAVLLASCGSGGEGGEQPAGALQGRGEVTFATGKDTSGNMQKLVDQWNSSHPDEKVRIIELPESADAQRQQMVQNAQVKSDAYTILNLDVVWTAEFAANRWVVELPADQFGVDKFLEPAIKTAQYRDKLYAAPAYSDGGLLYYRKDLLDAAGAKPPTTWAELISTCQAVRASQPAIGCYAGQFEKYEGLTVNFDEAVHSAGGEVVDSTGKPVVDSPEAKAGLDALVTAFQQGIIPEKAITYKEEEGRRAFQAGELLFHRQWPYQWNLAGKTDGSSQVAGKFDVAPLPGLNGPGSSTLGGHNLAISAFGKNQATALDFIKFFVGEEAQRSNLLATSQAPTLASLYDDEELIAKFPYLPTLKASILSAKPRPQAVRYGDVTTAVQEAAYAALTGTKTSEQALKDLQAKLQELIK from the coding sequence ATGGGCGTTCGGACAAAGGCGTTGCGACACCCTGTTGCCAGGGTCGTGGCGGCGCTGGGAGCAGCAGTTCTCCTCGCTTCCTGCGGGAGCGGAGGGGAAGGGGGCGAGCAGCCCGCCGGTGCGCTCCAGGGCCGGGGCGAAGTCACGTTCGCCACCGGCAAGGACACCTCCGGCAACATGCAGAAGCTCGTCGACCAGTGGAACTCGTCGCACCCGGACGAGAAGGTCCGGATCATCGAGCTGCCGGAGTCCGCCGACGCGCAGCGCCAGCAGATGGTGCAGAACGCGCAGGTGAAGTCCGACGCGTACACGATCCTCAACCTCGACGTGGTGTGGACCGCCGAGTTCGCGGCCAACCGCTGGGTCGTCGAACTGCCCGCCGACCAGTTCGGTGTGGACAAGTTCCTCGAACCGGCCATCAAGACCGCGCAGTACCGGGACAAGCTCTACGCCGCGCCGGCCTACTCCGACGGCGGCCTGCTGTACTACCGCAAGGACCTGCTCGACGCCGCCGGCGCGAAGCCGCCCACGACGTGGGCCGAGCTGATCAGCACCTGCCAGGCGGTCAGGGCGAGCCAGCCCGCGATCGGCTGCTACGCGGGCCAGTTCGAGAAGTACGAGGGCCTCACCGTCAACTTCGACGAGGCCGTGCACTCCGCGGGCGGCGAGGTCGTCGACTCCACCGGCAAGCCGGTCGTCGACTCGCCCGAGGCCAAGGCGGGTCTCGACGCGCTGGTGACCGCCTTCCAGCAGGGCATCATCCCGGAGAAGGCCATCACCTACAAGGAGGAGGAGGGCCGTCGCGCGTTCCAGGCGGGCGAGCTGCTGTTCCACCGCCAGTGGCCCTACCAGTGGAACCTCGCCGGCAAGACCGACGGCTCCTCGCAGGTCGCGGGCAAGTTCGACGTGGCCCCGCTGCCCGGCCTGAACGGCCCCGGCAGCTCCACCCTCGGCGGCCACAACCTGGCGATCTCCGCGTTCGGCAAGAACCAGGCCACCGCGCTCGACTTCATCAAGTTCTTCGTCGGCGAGGAGGCGCAGCGCTCCAACCTGCTCGCCACGTCGCAGGCGCCGACCCTGGCGAGCCTGTACGACGACGAGGAGCTGATCGCGAAGTTCCCGTACCTGCCGACCCTGAAGGCGTCGATCCTGTCCGCCAAGCCCCGCCCGCAGGCGGTCCGGTACGGCGACGTGACCACGGCCGTCCAGGAGGCCGCGTACGCCGCCCTGACCGGCACGAAGACCAGTGAGCAGGCGCTCAAGGACCTCCAGGCGAAGTTGCAGGAGCTCATCAAGTGA
- the mmsB gene encoding multiple monosaccharide ABC transporter permease has protein sequence MTAKTAPPPVKAQAGPQRRFTINIRQSGIYVAFAFIVALFAVLTDGALLQPQNISNIIVQNSYVLILAIGMILVIIGGHIDLSAGSVVALTGAICAVLTVQMDVPWPFAVLITLVAGAVIGAAQGYWVAFFGIPAFIVTLAGMLVFRALTLTVLGNQGIGPFPDEIRTLANGFTSGYLGNVGLGPLGGADLVSLLVGVALVAGFAFNQWLRRKARLGYGQVVDPFPVFVLKIVLAAVVVLAVVVQLARFRNLPWVLVLLAVLVMGYSVMANRSVFGRHIYAIGGNLQAATLSGVKVKQVTFWIFVNMGVLAALAGIIFAGRLNQAGPTAGASFELDAIAAAFIGGAAVQGGVGKVVGAITGGLIMGVINNGMSLIGSPSEQVMLVKGLVLLAAVAYDVWTKRRA, from the coding sequence ATGACCGCGAAGACCGCCCCACCGCCGGTGAAGGCGCAGGCAGGACCGCAGCGCCGGTTCACGATCAACATCCGGCAGTCCGGCATCTACGTGGCGTTCGCGTTCATCGTCGCGCTGTTCGCGGTGCTGACCGACGGCGCGCTGCTCCAGCCGCAGAACATCTCGAACATCATCGTCCAGAACTCCTACGTGCTGATCCTGGCGATCGGCATGATCCTGGTGATCATCGGCGGGCACATCGACCTGTCGGCCGGGTCGGTGGTGGCGCTGACGGGCGCGATCTGCGCGGTGCTCACCGTGCAGATGGACGTGCCGTGGCCGTTCGCGGTGCTCATCACGCTGGTCGCCGGGGCGGTGATCGGCGCGGCCCAGGGCTACTGGGTGGCGTTCTTCGGCATCCCGGCGTTCATCGTGACGCTCGCGGGCATGCTGGTGTTCCGGGCGCTGACCCTGACCGTGCTGGGCAACCAGGGCATCGGGCCGTTCCCGGACGAGATCCGGACGCTGGCCAACGGTTTCACCTCGGGCTACCTGGGCAACGTCGGCCTCGGCCCGCTGGGCGGCGCCGACCTGGTCAGCCTCCTCGTCGGCGTGGCGCTGGTGGCCGGGTTCGCGTTCAACCAGTGGCTGCGGCGCAAGGCGCGGCTGGGCTACGGGCAGGTCGTGGACCCGTTCCCGGTGTTCGTGCTGAAGATCGTGCTGGCGGCGGTGGTCGTGCTGGCCGTGGTGGTGCAGCTGGCCCGGTTCCGCAACCTGCCGTGGGTGCTCGTGCTGCTGGCCGTGCTGGTGATGGGCTACTCGGTGATGGCGAACCGGTCGGTGTTCGGCCGGCACATCTACGCCATCGGCGGCAACCTCCAGGCGGCGACGCTGTCCGGCGTGAAGGTCAAGCAGGTCACGTTCTGGATCTTCGTGAACATGGGCGTGCTGGCGGCGCTGGCGGGCATCATCTTCGCGGGCCGGCTCAACCAGGCCGGTCCGACCGCGGGCGCGTCGTTCGAGCTGGACGCCATCGCGGCGGCGTTCATCGGCGGCGCGGCGGTGCAGGGCGGCGTGGGCAAGGTGGTCGGCGCGATCACCGGCGGCCTGATCATGGGCGTGATCAACAACGGCATGTCGCTGATCGGGTCCCCCAGTGAGCAGGTGATGCTCGTCAAGGGCCTGGTGCTGCTCGCCGCCGTCGCCTACGACGTCTGGACGAAGCGCCGCGCATGA
- a CDS encoding carbohydrate ABC transporter permease, which translates to MTAVARRARGATSGAGRLAAALLSPTFVVLGLVVGYPLVAALRESVFREGSDLDESGFVVEGTQFVGLDNYLSIFAGESATRFWNAFGNTTLFTVVTVALEVLIGVGMALVMHHAIRFRGVVRAGILVPWAVPTAVSALLWKWIFQADGVANAVIGQQILWTTEGWQAKFAVVLADVWKTAPFVGLLVLAGLQIIPNDVYEAARVDGASPWRQFWRITLPLVKPALLVAVLFRVLDALRMFDLPFVLIGQRKESVETLSMVAFDEASSLRFGPAAAYATVLFLYVAITALVFVRLLGADVIGAARERARR; encoded by the coding sequence GTGACGGCGGTCGCCCGCCGCGCCCGGGGTGCCACCTCGGGCGCGGGGCGACTCGCCGCGGCGCTGCTGTCCCCGACGTTCGTGGTGCTCGGCCTCGTGGTCGGGTACCCGCTGGTGGCGGCGCTGCGGGAGTCGGTGTTCCGGGAGGGCTCGGACCTCGACGAGAGCGGGTTCGTCGTCGAGGGCACCCAGTTCGTCGGCCTCGACAACTACCTCTCCATCTTCGCCGGCGAGTCGGCGACGCGGTTCTGGAACGCGTTCGGCAACACCACGCTGTTCACCGTCGTCACGGTGGCCCTGGAGGTGCTGATCGGCGTCGGCATGGCACTGGTGATGCACCACGCGATCCGCTTCCGCGGCGTCGTGCGGGCCGGCATCCTCGTGCCGTGGGCGGTGCCGACCGCGGTGTCCGCGCTGCTCTGGAAGTGGATCTTCCAGGCCGACGGCGTGGCCAACGCCGTCATCGGGCAGCAGATCCTGTGGACCACCGAGGGCTGGCAGGCGAAGTTCGCGGTCGTCCTCGCCGACGTGTGGAAGACCGCGCCGTTCGTGGGCCTGCTCGTGCTCGCCGGCCTCCAGATCATCCCGAACGACGTGTACGAGGCCGCCCGCGTCGACGGCGCGTCGCCGTGGCGGCAGTTCTGGCGCATCACGCTGCCGCTGGTGAAGCCCGCGCTGCTGGTCGCGGTGCTGTTCCGGGTGCTCGACGCGCTGCGCATGTTCGACCTGCCGTTCGTGCTCATCGGGCAGCGCAAGGAGTCGGTCGAGACGCTGTCCATGGTGGCGTTCGACGAGGCGTCCAGCCTGAGGTTCGGGCCGGCGGCGGCGTACGCGACCGTGCTGTTCCTGTACGTGGCGATCACCGCCCTGGTGTTCGTGCGGCTGCTGGGTGCGGACGTCATCGGCGCCGCACGGGAAAGGGCGCGGAGATGA
- a CDS encoding carbohydrate ABC transporter permease: MKAGLKYAGLGLILVYCLAPFYWMAVSAFRRPADQFELTLLPSPFSLDNLTAVFAPGVGFGRSLLNSLVVAGVTTILTLIIGVSAAYALARLNFRFKNAVAALIIATSMFPGISLLVPLLALFTDIGWINTYQAMIVPSLSFALPLAVWNLTAFFRQMPEELEQAAMIDGCTRGQAFRKVILPLAAPGVFTTAIITFIAAWNEFIIALSMVNDSSMQTATVAISRFTGAYGFDQPFGTQMAAGVVVTVPLVVMVLLFQRRIIAGLTAGGVK; this comes from the coding sequence ATGAAGGCCGGGTTGAAGTACGCCGGGCTGGGCCTGATCCTGGTCTACTGCCTGGCGCCGTTCTACTGGATGGCGGTGTCCGCGTTCCGGCGGCCGGCCGACCAGTTCGAGCTGACGCTGCTGCCGTCGCCGTTCTCGCTGGACAACCTCACGGCGGTGTTCGCGCCCGGTGTCGGGTTCGGGCGGTCGCTGCTCAACAGCCTGGTCGTGGCCGGGGTGACGACGATCCTGACGCTGATCATCGGCGTCTCGGCGGCGTACGCCCTGGCGCGCTTGAACTTCCGGTTCAAGAACGCGGTCGCGGCGCTGATCATCGCCACGTCCATGTTCCCCGGCATCTCGCTGCTGGTGCCGCTGCTGGCGCTGTTCACCGACATCGGCTGGATCAACACCTACCAGGCGATGATCGTGCCGAGCCTGTCCTTCGCGCTGCCGCTCGCGGTGTGGAACCTGACCGCCTTCTTCCGGCAGATGCCCGAGGAGCTGGAGCAGGCGGCGATGATCGACGGCTGCACGCGCGGCCAGGCGTTCCGCAAGGTGATCCTGCCGCTGGCCGCGCCGGGCGTGTTCACCACCGCGATCATCACGTTCATCGCGGCGTGGAACGAGTTCATCATCGCGCTGTCGATGGTGAACGACAGCTCGATGCAGACGGCGACGGTGGCCATCTCCCGGTTCACCGGCGCGTACGGGTTCGACCAGCCCTTCGGCACCCAGATGGCGGCCGGCGTGGTCGTCACCGTGCCGCTGGTCGTCATGGTCCTGCTGTTCCAGCGCAGGATCATCGCGGGCCTGACCGCGGGCGGAGTGAAGTAG
- a CDS encoding DeoR/GlpR family DNA-binding transcription regulator: protein MNRYERLNALLGLLAERGRVEVDEVAAELAVSGATIRRDLDHLAGQRLLSRTRGGAVAHPEVAYDLPQRYKTVRRAGEKQRIGKAAAERVGRGAVVGMNGGTTTTEVARALVANADADGVLTVVTNALNIAGELAVRPRVKLVVTGGVARPQSYELVSPLAGRILGGLNLDVVFLGVDAIDPDAGAYADHEGEAEVNRMLAERAHRVVVVADSSKIGARAFAEICPIGLVHVLVTDTGATEEDVRRFGERGVEVVRV from the coding sequence GTGAACCGGTACGAGCGGTTGAACGCACTGCTGGGACTGCTGGCCGAGCGGGGCAGGGTCGAGGTCGACGAGGTCGCCGCCGAACTGGCCGTCTCCGGGGCGACCATCCGCCGCGACCTGGACCACCTGGCGGGGCAGCGGCTGCTCAGCCGGACACGGGGCGGGGCGGTCGCGCACCCGGAGGTCGCCTACGACCTGCCCCAGCGGTACAAGACCGTGCGCCGGGCGGGGGAGAAGCAGCGGATCGGCAAGGCCGCCGCCGAACGCGTGGGCCGCGGCGCGGTGGTCGGCATGAACGGCGGCACGACCACCACCGAGGTGGCGCGGGCGCTGGTCGCGAACGCCGACGCCGACGGCGTGCTCACCGTGGTCACCAACGCGCTGAACATCGCCGGCGAGCTGGCCGTGCGGCCCCGGGTGAAGCTGGTGGTCACGGGCGGCGTGGCCCGGCCGCAGTCCTACGAGCTGGTGAGCCCCCTGGCGGGCAGGATCCTCGGCGGGCTGAACCTGGACGTGGTGTTCCTCGGCGTGGACGCGATCGACCCCGACGCGGGCGCGTACGCCGACCACGAGGGCGAGGCCGAGGTGAACCGGATGCTCGCCGAGCGCGCGCACCGCGTGGTCGTGGTGGCCGACTCGTCGAAGATCGGTGCGCGGGCGTTCGCCGAGATCTGCCCCATCGGGCTGGTGCACGTGCTGGTGACCGATACCGGCGCGACCGAGGAGGACGTCCGCCGGTTCGGCGAGCGCGGCGTGGAGGTCGTGCGCGTCTGA
- the mmsA gene encoding multiple monosaccharide ABC transporter ATP-binding protein yields MSDDILVMRGITKRFAGVTALHDVSLAVRRGEIHAICGENGAGKSTLMKVLSGVHPHGSYEGEITFEGEPCSFGGVRDSERRGIVIIHQELALCGQLSVAENLFLGNERATRGFVDWNRTNHAAGELLARVGLRENPTTPVDELGVGKQQLVEIAKALAKDVRLLILDEPTAALNDDDSAHLLDLLDGLRDEGITSVIISHKLNEVTRIADSITILRDGRTIETLPAKEVTEDRIIAGMVGRDLENRFPPRTPRVGDEVLRIEDWTVHSPSQPDRVVVDRANLVLRRGEIVGLAGLMGAGRTELAMSVFGRTYGVGVSGRVLKDGREIDTRTVRKAIRHGLAYVSEDRKRYGLNLIEDIKRNVSAAGLGKLATRGWVDENEEYSVAERFRKSMGIRAPGVGTTVGTLSGGNQQKVVLAKWMFTDPDVLILDEPTRGIDVGAKYEIYSIINELAAEGRAVLVISSELPELLGLCDRVYALSEGRVTGELTRAEATQERLMQHMTQGQTS; encoded by the coding sequence ATGTCCGACGACATCCTGGTGATGCGCGGCATCACCAAGCGGTTCGCCGGGGTCACCGCGCTGCACGACGTTTCGCTCGCCGTGCGGCGCGGTGAGATCCACGCGATCTGCGGTGAGAACGGCGCCGGCAAGTCGACGCTGATGAAGGTGCTCTCCGGCGTGCACCCGCACGGGTCCTACGAGGGCGAGATCACGTTCGAGGGCGAGCCGTGCTCGTTCGGCGGCGTCCGCGACAGCGAGCGGCGCGGCATCGTGATCATCCACCAGGAGCTGGCGCTGTGCGGCCAGCTGTCCGTCGCGGAGAACCTGTTCCTCGGCAACGAGCGGGCCACGCGCGGGTTCGTCGACTGGAACCGCACCAACCACGCGGCGGGCGAGCTGCTCGCCCGCGTGGGCCTGCGGGAGAACCCGACGACGCCGGTGGACGAGCTGGGCGTGGGCAAGCAGCAGTTGGTGGAGATCGCCAAGGCGCTGGCCAAGGACGTGCGCCTGCTGATCCTGGACGAGCCGACCGCGGCGCTGAACGACGACGACTCCGCGCACCTGCTCGACCTGCTCGACGGCCTGCGCGACGAGGGCATCACCTCGGTGATCATCTCGCACAAGCTCAACGAGGTCACCCGCATCGCGGACAGCATCACGATCCTGCGCGACGGTCGCACGATCGAGACGCTGCCCGCGAAGGAGGTGACCGAGGACCGGATCATCGCGGGCATGGTCGGCCGCGACCTGGAGAACCGCTTCCCGCCGCGCACCCCGCGGGTGGGCGACGAGGTGCTGCGGATCGAGGACTGGACCGTGCACAGCCCGTCCCAGCCCGACCGGGTGGTCGTGGACCGCGCGAACCTCGTGCTGCGGCGCGGGGAGATCGTGGGCCTGGCGGGCCTGATGGGCGCGGGGCGCACCGAGCTGGCGATGAGCGTGTTCGGTCGCACGTACGGCGTGGGCGTGTCCGGGCGGGTGCTCAAGGACGGGCGCGAGATCGACACGCGCACCGTCCGCAAGGCCATCCGGCACGGCCTGGCCTACGTCAGCGAGGACCGCAAGCGCTACGGCCTCAACCTCATCGAGGACATCAAGCGCAACGTGTCCGCGGCGGGGCTCGGCAAGCTGGCCACGCGCGGCTGGGTGGACGAGAACGAGGAGTACTCGGTCGCCGAGCGCTTCCGGAAGTCCATGGGCATCCGCGCCCCGGGCGTCGGCACGACGGTGGGCACGCTGTCCGGCGGCAACCAGCAGAAGGTCGTCCTGGCGAAGTGGATGTTCACCGACCCGGACGTGCTGATCCTGGACGAGCCGACCCGCGGCATCGACGTGGGCGCGAAGTACGAGATCTACTCCATCATCAACGAACTGGCCGCCGAGGGGCGCGCGGTGCTGGTCATCTCCTCCGAGCTGCCGGAGCTGCTCGGCCTGTGCGATCGGGTGTACGCCCTGTCCGAGGGCCGCGTCACCGGTGAGCTGACCCGCGCCGAAGCCACCCAGGAACGCCTGATGCAGCACATGACCCAGGGACAGACCTCATGA
- the chvE gene encoding multiple monosaccharide ABC transporter substrate-binding protein yields MKFPRYAAIAAAALVLSACGSAEKTVDQQSGSTGSALVGVTMPTRSSERWIHDGDNIKKALEAKGYQVDLQYAENDIPTQANQIENQITKGAKLLIVASIDGTAITSQLQQAEDAKIPVIAYDRLLRNTDSVDYYATFDNFKVGVQQATSLLTGLKVINADGSQGTATGPLNIELFAGSPDDNNATFFFNGAMSVLQPHIDKGTLVVKSGQTDFKTVSILRWDPATAQRRMEDLLTSTYQGGAQVQGVLSPYDGLSIGILSALKSSGYGTGGTAYPVVTGQDAEVASVKSIVANEQYSTIQKDTRELAKATVEMADAVLKGGKPQVNNEKDYDNGVKVVPSFLLDSIIVDKNNYKQVLVDTGYYTEDQLR; encoded by the coding sequence ATGAAGTTTCCGCGGTACGCCGCCATCGCCGCGGCCGCCCTCGTGCTGTCCGCCTGCGGCTCGGCGGAGAAGACCGTCGACCAGCAGAGCGGCTCCACGGGCAGCGCGCTGGTCGGCGTGACCATGCCGACCCGCTCGTCCGAGCGCTGGATCCACGACGGCGACAACATCAAGAAGGCGTTGGAGGCCAAGGGCTACCAGGTCGACCTCCAGTACGCCGAGAACGACATCCCGACGCAGGCCAACCAGATCGAGAACCAGATCACGAAGGGCGCGAAGCTGCTGATCGTGGCCTCGATCGACGGCACCGCGATCACCTCGCAGCTCCAGCAGGCCGAGGACGCGAAGATCCCGGTCATCGCGTACGACCGGCTGCTGCGCAACACCGACAGCGTCGACTACTACGCGACGTTCGACAACTTCAAGGTGGGCGTGCAGCAGGCGACGTCGCTGCTCACCGGCCTGAAGGTGATCAACGCCGACGGCAGCCAGGGCACCGCGACCGGCCCGCTGAACATCGAGCTGTTCGCCGGTTCGCCGGACGACAACAACGCCACGTTCTTCTTCAACGGCGCGATGTCCGTCCTCCAGCCGCACATCGACAAGGGCACGCTGGTCGTCAAGAGCGGCCAGACCGACTTCAAGACCGTGTCGATCCTGCGCTGGGACCCGGCGACCGCGCAGCGCCGCATGGAGGACCTGCTGACCTCCACCTACCAGGGCGGCGCCCAGGTGCAGGGCGTGCTCTCCCCGTACGACGGCCTGTCGATCGGCATCCTGTCCGCGCTCAAGAGCAGCGGCTACGGCACCGGCGGCACCGCGTACCCGGTCGTGACCGGTCAGGACGCCGAGGTCGCCTCGGTGAAGTCGATCGTCGCGAACGAGCAGTACTCGACCATCCAGAAGGACACCCGCGAGCTGGCCAAGGCCACCGTGGAGATGGCCGACGCGGTGCTCAAGGGCGGCAAGCCGCAGGTCAACAACGAGAAGGACTACGACAACGGCGTGAAGGTCGTCCCGTCGTTCCTGCTCGACTCGATCATCGTCGACAAGAACAACTACAAGCAGGTCCTGGTCGACACCGGCTACTACACCGAAGACCAGTTGAGGTAG